One window of Acipenser ruthenus chromosome 52, fAciRut3.2 maternal haplotype, whole genome shotgun sequence genomic DNA carries:
- the LOC117432850 gene encoding beta-1,4-mannosyl-glycoprotein 4-beta-N-acetylglucosaminyltransferase-like, with product MKMRRHRVFLLCTVGLCVISFLHYYKALHYVSLLRELSAPYPNIKSFIMASGFFWKDGDSPLASVEPEQAPELLRTPLYDIPLAHHLHAQREENEPALGFKETKPVDPIPVERGDARLPRPKQEVLNLDPNAQPPVVDVSERQRQRAAAPHPGAPEAISDLHRRAFVLRDQPNTYFIRTKAGARCFRQGTETAEREGHSPVAKPVQRQLLFKEEEQEGATTGPRLPKTKRGRRLVRCVCRPGWHGPYCGVPTVVQHSNLPTKDRLTPREKPRRTINAINVNHEFDLLHVRFHELADAVDVFVVCESNFTAYGDRRPLHFLKQLLNGTYDYVRHKILYVFLDHFPDGGRQDGWIADDYLRTFLTRDSVRRIQGLRPDDVFIINDADEIPAYEGVLFLKLFDGWTEPFAIHMRKSLYGFFWKQPGSLEVVSGCTVAMLRAVYETDGIKLRRREYYTMPGFRAYENETGHILVQWSLGSPVHFAGWHCSWCFRPEGIYFKLVSAQNGDFPRWGDYEEKKDLNYIRALIRTGGWFDGTVQEYPLADPKEHMYAPKYLMRNSKKYQYMLRNPYRREGGG from the exons atgAAAATGCGACGTCACAGAGTGTTCTTGTTGTGCACGGTGGGTCTGTGTGTCATCTCCTTCCTGCATTACTACAAGGCCCTGCACTACGTGTCCCTCCTGCGAGAGCTGTCCGCCCCGTACCCCAACATCAAGTCCTTCATCATGGCGTCGGGGTTCTTCTGGAAGGACGGGGACTCCCCCCTGGCCAGCGTGGAGCCCGAGCAGGCCCCCGAACTCCTGCGCACCCCCCTTTACGACATCCCGCTGGCTCACCACCTCCACGCCCAGAGAGAGGAGAATGAGCCAGCGCTGGGGTTCAAGGAAACCAAACCAGTGGATCCGATTCCAGTAGAGCGAGGAGACGCCCGGCTTCCACGCCCCAAACAGGag GTCTTAAACCTGGATCCCAACGCGCAGCCTCCTGTTGTGGACGTCTCTGAGAGGCAGCGGCAGAGAGCAGCCGCCCCCCATCCGGGTGCTCCGGAGGCGATCTCCGACCTGCACAGGAGAGCCTTCGTCCTCCGAGACCAGCCAAACACCTACTTCATTCGCACCAAGGCCGGAGCCCGCTGCTTCCGCCAGGGCACAGAGACGGCAGAGAGAGAGGGGCACAGCCCTGTCGCCAAGCCAGTGCAGCGCCAGCTGCTGTTcaaggaggaggagcaggagggggccACAACGGGCCCCAGGCTCCCGAAAACGAAACGCGGTCGGAGGTTGGTGAGGTGTGTGTGCCGGCCCGGCTGGCACGGTCCGTACTGCGGGGTGCCCACGGTGGTGCAGCACTCGAACCTGCCCACCAAAGACAGGCTCACCCCCAGGGAGAAGCCGCGGCGCACCATCAACGCCATCAACGTCAACCACGAGTTCGACCTGCTCCACGTCCGCTTCCACGAGCTGGCGGACGCCGTGGACGTCTTCGTGGTCTGCGAGTCCAACTTCACGGCCTACGGCGACCGCAGGCCTTTGCATTTCCTGAAGCAGCTTCTGAACGGCACCTACGACTACGTCCGACACAAGATCCTCTACGTGTTTCTGGACCATTTCCCCGACGGTGGGCGGCAGGACGGCTGGATCGCGGATGATTACCTCCGCACCTTCCTGACGCGCGACAGCGTCCGGCGGATCCAGGGACTCCGGCCGGACGACGTCTTCATCATCAACGACGCTGACGAGATCCCGGCCTACGAGGGCGTCCTGTTCCTGAAGCTGTTCGACGGGTGGACGGAACCGTTCGCCATCCACATGCGCAAGTCCCTGTACGGGTTTTTCTGGAAGCAGCCCGGCTCTCTGGAGGTGGTGTCCGGCTGCACGGTGGCCATGCTTAGGGCGGTTTACGAGACAGACGGAATCAAGCTGAGGCGACGGGAGTACTACACAATGCCGGGCTTCCGCGCCTACGAGAACGAAACAGGGCACATCCTGGTGCAGTGGTCCCTCGGCAGTCCCGTACACTTCGCGGGCTGGCACTGCTCCTGGTGTTTCCGGCCCGAAGGGATCTACTTCAAACTGGTCTCCGCTCAGAACGGAGACTTCCCTCGCTGGGGGGACTACGAGGAGAAGAAAGACCTGAACTACATTAGGGCCCTGATCCGTACGGGAGGCTGGTTCGACGGGACGGTGCAGGAGTACCCTCTGGCCGACCCAAAGGAGCACATGTACGCCCCCAAGTACCTGATGAGAAACTCAAAGAAGTATCAGTACATGTTGAGAAACCCGTAcagaagggagggaggggggtga